Proteins from a genomic interval of Beijerinckia indica subsp. indica ATCC 9039:
- a CDS encoding M16 family metallopeptidase, translating into MVCMSQGQSSAASPVQGSFGLTPSPANPAKAHGPQVSQAKLANGMDIVVIPDHRAPVITHMVWYRNGSADDPVGKSGIAHFLEHLMFKGTKDHKQGEFSEVIADFGGQENAFTSNDYTAYFQRVAKDHLRVCMNYEADRMKNLVLSDEVVAPERDVVLEERRMRTDSDPSDLLNEAVQAALYTHHPYGKPIIGWSHEIETLDRQDAFAYYDRFYTPENAILVVAGDVEPDEVLALAEDVYGKIPAHGEAPRRSRPREPEPRAHRLVKLVDEKVEQPTHQGVFLVPSYKTAAPGEAEALEVLGHLLGGGQTSLLFKKLVVADKVAVAAGAHYQGTAVDQTRFYVYGIPAPGITLEEIDNAIDAVIAHVAKEGVSEADLRRTKTRLVAEAIYAQDNQSTLARWYGASLSVGLTLNDIAEWPARIEAVTLEDVKKATRWLAKRRGVTGFLLPAHAPGEHTIEVETEAS; encoded by the coding sequence ATGGTCTGCATGTCTCAGGGTCAGTCGAGCGCGGCATCACCTGTTCAAGGTTCTTTCGGCCTCACCCCTTCGCCAGCCAATCCGGCCAAGGCCCATGGGCCGCAAGTCAGTCAGGCGAAGCTCGCCAATGGCATGGACATTGTGGTCATTCCTGACCATCGCGCGCCTGTCATCACCCATATGGTCTGGTATCGTAACGGGTCCGCCGATGATCCAGTGGGCAAGTCCGGCATTGCGCATTTCCTTGAACATCTCATGTTCAAGGGCACCAAGGATCACAAACAGGGCGAATTTTCCGAAGTGATCGCCGATTTCGGCGGTCAGGAAAACGCCTTCACCTCGAATGATTATACCGCCTATTTCCAGCGGGTCGCCAAGGACCATCTCCGCGTCTGCATGAATTACGAGGCTGACCGGATGAAAAATCTGGTCCTCTCCGATGAAGTGGTCGCCCCCGAGCGCGATGTCGTGCTCGAGGAGCGCCGCATGCGCACGGATTCCGATCCCTCGGACCTTCTGAACGAGGCAGTCCAGGCCGCCCTTTATACGCATCATCCCTATGGCAAGCCGATCATCGGTTGGAGCCATGAGATCGAAACCCTCGATCGCCAGGATGCGTTTGCCTATTACGATCGTTTCTATACGCCAGAAAATGCGATTCTCGTCGTCGCCGGCGATGTCGAGCCCGATGAGGTTCTGGCGCTTGCCGAGGATGTCTATGGCAAGATCCCGGCCCATGGCGAGGCGCCGCGTCGCTCGCGTCCCCGTGAGCCCGAGCCGCGCGCTCATCGGCTCGTCAAGCTCGTCGATGAAAAGGTCGAACAGCCGACGCATCAGGGGGTCTTCCTCGTCCCGTCCTACAAGACGGCCGCGCCTGGCGAAGCGGAAGCGCTTGAAGTTCTCGGCCATTTGCTGGGCGGCGGTCAGACCAGCCTGTTGTTCAAAAAGCTCGTCGTGGCCGATAAAGTCGCCGTTGCCGCCGGCGCCCATTACCAGGGGACGGCTGTCGATCAGACGCGCTTCTATGTTTATGGCATCCCGGCGCCAGGCATTACGCTCGAGGAAATCGACAATGCCATTGACGCCGTCATTGCCCATGTGGCCAAGGAAGGCGTCTCGGAAGCGGATCTGCGTCGCACCAAGACCCGACTCGTCGCAGAGGCGATCTATGCCCAGGATAATCAATCGACATTGGCGCGGTGGTATGGCGCTTCGCTCAGCGTTGGCCTGACCCTGAACGATATTGCCGAATGGCCGGCGCGAATCGAGGCCGTTACCCTGGAGGATGTCAAGAAAGCCACGCGCTGGCTCGCCAAAAGGCGCGGCGTTACGGGTTTCCTCCTGCCGGCCCATGCCCCAGGAGAACATACGATCGAGGTCGAGACCGAGGCCAGTTGA